Genomic segment of Candidatus Hydrogenedens sp.:
TTATTAGTGTATCCGGGTGCCGGGGCTTCGGTCATGGAAATAAGTCATCGTTCTAAATCATTTGATGAGATTTTAGAAAAAGCAAAAGATTATCTAAAAAAGTTATTGAATATGCCAGATAATTATAAAATTATTTTTACTCCTGGCGGTGCAACTATGCAATTTTCGATGTTAGCAATGAATTTTTTGAATGGAGGGACAGCGGATTATATTAATACTGGGTCCTGGGCATCGAAAGCAATGAGTGAAGGCAAAAAACATGGTAATGTTCGTGAAGCATGGTCAGGTAAAAGTGAAAATTATGTTCGAATGCCTTCTTCCTCTGAAATAAATATTTCCGATGAAGCAAAGTATGTCCATTTTACATCTAATGAAACAATTCAAGGGATTGAGTTTTTTAGTGAACCTGATGTTGGTGATAAGCCTTTATTCTGTGATGCTTCTTCTGATTTTCTTTCTCGTCCTATAGACATAACAAAATATGCATTAATATACGCAGGGGCACAAAAAAATGTAGGTCCTTCGGGTATTGCGGTAGTTATCATTCGAGAAGATTTATTATCGATTGTTCCTGAGAAACTACCTTCTTTGTTAGATTACAAACTCATGGTAGAAAATAATTCACTTTATAATACACCATCTACATGGAGTATTTATATTGTTGGTTTGGTGGTAAAATGGCTATATGAGGATATCGGCGGTTTAGAAAAAATTGAAGAAATAAATAAGAAAAAAGCGGAATTGTTGTATCAAGTTATTGATGAAAGTAACGGTTTTTATAAAGGTCATGCTAAAAAAGAGAGCCGTTCACGAATGAATGTTACATTCCGTCTTCCTGAAGAAACACTTGAAAAAGAATTTATATCTAAAGCAAGCGAGGAAGGCTTGAAGGAATTAAAAGGGCACCGTTCTGTAGGTGGTTGTCGTGCGTCTATTTACAATGCTATGCCCTATGAAGGCTGTCAAGCATTGGCTCAATTTATGAAAGATTTTGCACAATCCCATGGATAATAGATAATACCTTATTTATTCCTCTCTATTAATTCGTTTACAGTGGCAATAATCGTTTCCCCTAATTGAGGTCTATAGAAGGAAGCCGTTACTTCATAGCCACTCTGTTGGTATTCTTTTTCTGTGAGAATATATCCTATCAGGTCATTGGTAAAAGAAGTAACAACAGGTATTTTTATTCCTTGACTTTCTAATTTTTGTTTTACTCCCATACCTATTTCAGTTATAGGTTCACCTGGGAAAGTAACAATGGCACAATCATTAATCTGTATGAAATGAAATGGTGCTTTTGATGGAAATAATTGGTTTATCATAGCATTTACCATTTCCTCTGAAACATTGTATTCGTCCCCTGCTATTTTAAAGAAGTCAGGTGCTACCTTTTTAGATGGTAATTCCTTCCATAAAACATCATGTTTAAATAATGATATAGGTTTGGGTTTTAAATCTTTGAGTATATCTGTTACAAGTTTTGCTAAATTAAGTCCATAGTTTTCCATAGATTCCCAGGCAGAGGCTCCTTTATAACCTGATGGAGCAACATCGCCTTCTGCTCCGTTAGAAAACATACAGGTTGTTCCGGGATAAAAGGTTTCTATAGTTCTTTGTATTATTCCTGGATAACCTGCGGATAATAACATTTCATTAGGTGTCATTATAGTTTCATGAGCGGTAAAATTAACAAAAACTACCCAGGGTTTGTTTTCCTTATCAAATCTTAATACAGTAAGATATGGGTCGGTAGGTAATTCCTCATGCCTTCTGTTTCTGTTTAACCCTTTTGTTGCTATTCTTCCTGCTGAAAAGGTTACTGGTGAAAGTGTCTTTATTGATTCCTGAATTCCTTTTGCAATTTGTGAAGAGACATACTGCAATACCTCTGCATCAAAAATTCCTATGTTAGGATTATTAACAATGTTTCTTTCATCCATAGACATACCCTCAAGTCCTGCATGGGTATGACTTGACATCATTAAAACATTATTTTGATTAACAAAAGGTAATTCTGCTTTTTGTATTGTATGTTCTACCAAACTCCAGGGGACATGACAAATGTCTAAACTAATTATGAATAAATATTCATCATCATTTTTCAGTGTTAGTATTTTTGCCCATGTTTCATCATGAGTGCCTAATGCCGGTTTCCCTTGTCTTTCGCCATATCCACCTAACTGAACTTTTAAGCCTTGATTGATGGGGTTTATAGAAACTCTGGATATTCCTGCATA
This window contains:
- the serC gene encoding 3-phosphoserine/phosphohydroxythreonine transaminase translates to MLEGRVFNFSAGPSMLPEPVLVQAQQELLVYPGAGASVMEISHRSKSFDEILEKAKDYLKKLLNMPDNYKIIFTPGGATMQFSMLAMNFLNGGTADYINTGSWASKAMSEGKKHGNVREAWSGKSENYVRMPSSSEINISDEAKYVHFTSNETIQGIEFFSEPDVGDKPLFCDASSDFLSRPIDITKYALIYAGAQKNVGPSGIAVVIIREDLLSIVPEKLPSLLDYKLMVENNSLYNTPSTWSIYIVGLVVKWLYEDIGGLEKIEEINKKKAELLYQVIDESNGFYKGHAKKESRSRMNVTFRLPEETLEKEFISKASEEGLKELKGHRSVGGCRASIYNAMPYEGCQALAQFMKDFAQSHG
- a CDS encoding neutral/alkaline non-lysosomal ceramidase N-terminal domain-containing protein; its protein translation is MSFSEIYAGISRVSINPINQGLKVQLGGYGERQGKPALGTHDETWAKILTLKNDDEYLFIISLDICHVPWSLVEHTIQKAELPFVNQNNVLMMSSHTHAGLEGMSMDERNIVNNPNIGIFDAEVLQYVSSQIAKGIQESIKTLSPVTFSAGRIATKGLNRNRRHEELPTDPYLTVLRFDKENKPWVVFVNFTAHETIMTPNEMLLSAGYPGIIQRTIETFYPGTTCMFSNGAEGDVAPSGYKGASAWESMENYGLNLAKLVTDILKDLKPKPISLFKHDVLWKELPSKKVAPDFFKIAGDEYNVSEEMVNAMINQLFPSKAPFHFIQINDCAIVTFPGEPITEIGMGVKQKLESQGIKIPVVTSFTNDLIGYILTEKEYQQSGYEVTASFYRPQLGETIIATVNELIERNK